A single region of the Xiphophorus maculatus strain JP 163 A chromosome 3, X_maculatus-5.0-male, whole genome shotgun sequence genome encodes:
- the LOC106699928 gene encoding SH2 domain-containing adapter protein E-like: MAKWFRDFPINLKNGTERVRSASESGSQTRPKPTFSRDSLKGNQRKDGGVGSLLAGRNRKNSATELGSKNAGYGGTVWDSLTTGKGRKNSKTENGAPDENRPVRSSSLAQAYISRMIKVDKQDKTPKLDGISEQKLSENEKGKSDIKTTLIILEDYADPFDAEKTKEQREAERAGVNDGYMEPYDAQVIITEVRRRGSKDLLKVCVLLDRGQKEEKGEDGTPSPPNIYDTPYEGGLEGDSEGVWIPVTRPESDVRPAGEYELPWEWRKEDIVRALSAQFEGVECSSSKENTATSGRQQQQQQTLKARNWSHKTLVSTSASTSSSTSFPSSPILKLSPLTSPSPSYPTLKLSPLSPSSSPTKLSPPSPTLPCSPLDGEMSKMDCSLPLEKQNWYHGSVSRQQAEAQLQRCREASFLVRDSESGTSKYSIALKTSQSCVHIIVAQTKSSKGLGYTLDQSSCVFSSIPELVYHYCSHRLPFTGAEHMTLQHPVPRQH, encoded by the exons ATGGCAAAATGGTTCCGAGATTTCCCCATCAACCTGAAAAATGGAACTGAGAGAGTCCGTTCTGCCTCTGAGTCTGGTTCACAAACTAGACCCAAGCCTACATTTTCACGGGACAGTTTGAAGGGAAATCAACGCAAAGATGGAGGAGTGGGGAGTTTGTTAGCTgggagaaacaggaaaaactcTGCCACAGAGCTGGGTAGCAAAAACGCAGGTTATGGAGGAACTGTCTGGGACAGCCTGACCACTGGGAAAGGTCgaaaaaactccaaaactgAGAATGGGGCACCAGATGAAAACCGTCCGGTGAGGAGCTCCAGTCTGGCACAGGCGTACATCAGCAGGATGATCAAAGTGGACAAGCAGGACAAGACCCCCAAACTCGATGGGATAAGTGAACAGAAGTTATCCGAGAACGAGAAGGGAAAGTCAGACATAAAAACTACG TTGATAATACTGGAGGATTATGCAGATCCTTTTGATGCAGAGAAGACCAAAGAGCAGCGAGAGGCGGAAAGAGCAGGGGTGAATGATGGTTACATGGAGCCATATGACGCCCAGGTCATCATCACAG AGGTTCGTCGGCGGGGCTCCAAAGACCTCCTGAAAGTGTGCGTCCTGTTGGACCGAGGTCAGAAAGAGGAGAAGGGGGAGGACGGGACACCTTCGCCCCCTAACATCTACGACACGCCCTATGAAGGCGGACTGGAGGGCGACAGCGAGGGCGTGTGGATCCCTGTCACACGACCAGAGTCTGATGTCCGTCCGGCTGGGGAGTATGAACTGCCATGGGAGTGGAGAAAGGAGGACATTGTCAGAGCATTGTCAG CTCAGTTTGAGGGAGTGGAATGCTCTTCCAGTAAAGAGAATACTGCAACCTCTGgccgtcagcagcagcagcagcagacactGAAGGCGAGGAATTGGAGCCACAAGACTCTTGTCTCAACTTCTGCATCAACTTCCTCCTCCACGTCTTTTCCATCTTCTCCAATTCTTAAACTCTCCCCTCTGACCTCACCATCTCCTTCTTACCCCACTCTCAAGTTGTCTCCCCTCTCACCCTCGTCCAGTCCAACTAAACTGTCCCCTCCATCACCTACTTTGCCCTGTTCCCCTCTGGATGGGGAGATGTCCAAAATGGACTGCAGTCTGCCCCTGGAGAAGCAGAA CTGGTACCATGGCAGCGTGAGTCGACAGCAGGCTGAGGCTCAGCTGCAGCGCTGCAGGGAAGCCAGCTTCTTGGTCAGAGACAGCGAATCAGGGACTAGTAAATACTCCATCGCTCTAAA GACCAGTCAAAGTTGTGTTCACATCATTGTGGCCCAGACTAAGAGCAGCAAGGGATTGGGCTACACCTTGGATCAGAGCAgctgtgtgttttccagcatcCCTGAGCTGGTCTATCACTACTGCTCTCACAGGCTGCCTTTCACAGGAGCAGAACATATGACCCTACAGCATCCAGTGCCGCGGCAGCACTAA